AAGGTCACTTTCAGTTAAATTATTTCTCATGATATGTTGCTCTCTTCAGATACTAGAGAATCACAGAAGGGAGGTAAGTGAGAGTCTTGATCAGCCTGATGGAAGGTATTCCTATGGAGGATACAACAATACTGTGGAAGAGGATCAGACCAGTGATATTGTGAAGGACTTCGAAGAATTGCGAAGCTTTGTGAAAAAGACACAAGCCCGACCTACGCTAGTGTCACGTGATATTGAAGAACAGTTGAGCCCAATTGATGAAAAGCCGATTGAAAAAGTAACATTGAACAAAGAGGAAGCAGCAGAGGATTTCCACATAAGATGCTCCAGTGCAGAGAGGGTTCACAATGCTGAACCACCTCTTCCTGATTTCTCAGAATTTGATCATATAAACTTTGATACGGACGAAATCGACCCTGACTTGTTGTCGATGAATCTCGCAATCATTCCAGAGGAGACGGAGGAGGAGCTGGAGGATGAAGCTAATGATGCAGATAAGCCTGGCCGTGATAACTGGATCTTCAAGGGGATGGTCTCTCCTTATGACAACCTCGGTAATAGACGGGTTGGCAATGATGAAGGGAAGCCACTCTATATGATGGTTCCCCAGCCAGAGGATGACTTTGTACCGAAGGTTGGAAACAGGTAAGTTGGCAGTTTCTGTGCCAGATGtcttttcttgtgatgactgaaTTCTATGAGTAATGGGGTAGAATGGGTTAAActtgttttatattgtttgCTGTAATAGATCAAGACATTTCTAAGTGGCCTTTTGAGATAAGGTTATGAGACGTCTTGGTATACAAATTTGATGGAACTTAGTTGTGAAGCCACAAGGTAGTCCTTTAAATTAGTTTAATGGGAGTCAAGAAGTACTGCATCGTGGTATAGACTATGAGTATGAAGCTGTCAGAAGACACTTCCTGTAGCTTATCTTTTCACCACTTAGAGCACTTTGATCATTTAGCAGATCACTCTGTGGATCAGTCAGCAGATTACTTTGGGGATCAGTCAGCAGATCACTTTGGGGATCTCTCAACAGATCACTTTGGGGATCATTCACAGAATCATTTGCAGATCACATTAGATTAACCTTGGTTGAATTAATTTGTCAGTTGTAGATTAATGTAGGCATTTTGAACCTGAAGAACTGTTCAAATCAAGGCCAATTATGCATTTTTGATTGTGATTACATGATGGAAACCAATCCAATTAAAAGTAAATTAAAAGACGTTTTTAACTTTTTTAGTGACCatgtatttacaatgtaaatggCATTAACAGTACGTAAATAATTATTAAAGTAACTCAGTGATGTGACAGGGATGTGTGTAATAGTCAAATGTTTAAAGAGTCTGATCTTTCATCTGCAGCAGCGTTGACAATGGCACTCGGTAGGCACATTGTATAGCCATGGACACTGATGCTTGGGGTTGTATTTGTTGTAGCTGATGCTTAAAATATGCTTTTGGGGGTTTGGAAATGTTAAGGCTTCCAGATACCGCAGATACTGAATGTGCTTTACTGCTCAACTTTTGTAATCAAGGAAACTGTTTCATGAAGTCAGTTGGTAAATATGAATTAGGAGATGATAATGAGGCAGACATGAAGCTACAAGCGATGCAGCTTTCCCTTCAGGTTTGATTGCTGGACCACGTATTCCTGATTGTGTTTCTGGTCAATTTAATACTTGAGTTGGTTTCAAATGTCTAAAATCTGCATCACTTTGGTTTCTGCTCCATGGTCAAGATAAAGCTGGAATTTTTGGATTCAAATGCAGTTCcgcagatttaaatgcaaatcaatcAATCCTGGACCCTACTGGGGACTTTTGGCCCCCAGACCCAAagctgattttcagctgaaatcactttcacctgttgccatccctgtgtaaatcacttgcttgataacggtgttagaccCTATACCAAAACGTCACTCTCACTGTAATAAGGAAGTTATTCGTCTATGTATTGTTATCCTTCATTACTGCTGAAACTAAATGTCTCTgaatgatataactgaaatacattCCATTGTTTTCCTGCCCAAGGATCAGATTTAATAGTATATTGAAGTTACATTATAattttgttgaatgtttgtGTAAAGGTTATCATAAAAACTATCATATAATCGGCAGGCATATTTTTATATACCAACTGTTGGTATGCAGATATCTGTGTCTACATCTTGTTGAAAGCAAGCTTCTTTGAAGGTGTTTATCAGGAATGGTATTTGACCAGCTGGAATGAAATAGGTTTTGTCACAGTGCTTGGAGCCTTAATGTTCTTTGTTAATGAGGATCAAGGGTTGACAATTGCCTCAGAGAATGGTTATGTATGGATTGGGTTGCCAAATTGTGACAACTGTTGTCTCATGCTTTTATCCACAAGTCTGCCACTTATGGGCAAGCGGTTGTATTCATATTGTAACAAAAAAAATTTGTATTTCTGACAAAATCATTAAGATGTTCCTTcaaaaattcatttattttctTCACCTTATTTTACTGAAAGAACAATGAAATGTTTAGGATGATAACAACCCATGGGTACACGATGGTACCAACTTAAAACATGGGCATAGATCGTTCAGTTGTAGATGTAatgagttgcttcccttagttATATAGGGATCCAATGATGAGGCATTTGAATACCATCTACCATTGTTAGAAGTTAAGAACCATGGTCATATGGACAAAGATTGAGGTCGTAGCAGCTTTAGTTCAATTCTGTCTCAACCACTAAGATGATACACGTTCTTCCATCAGTTGCAGTCAGATGATTTACTCAGTGAAATATTTTCTCTTTTAAGGGATGCTGACCAGCTGTCAGATCTCTCAGACACAGATGCTCAGGGACATAGTGCTGAAGACTTGAGTGATgatgaaaacacattttacGCAAAAACCTCTGAAGAACTTGCAAGGATATCACGGAAACACTCAACAACTTCCGTGCAGACAGATTCTGATGCGGACTCGGGGGTTAACTCTAAAATCTTAACTGGTGCTCTTCGGACAGAGTCTGGCCCGATTCTGGGACGCAGTAACACCGGTTTGGTGACAGCAACACAAGGGACGGAGGCTAAAGCAGAACCCGAACCtctgaagctgacagaggaatTTGTTCCTGCTGAAGGAGATGATCCAACATTTATTCTGCCGCCAGAGAGCGTTACCATTGCAGAAGGCGAGCCACTGAAAATATCATGTAGAGTTGGTGGAACTTCGGCTATTGGTAAGTCATCATGATATTTGTGCATACAATCTCCTAAGGAGAATATTTGGAATACTTACATGAGCAAGATGGTTTttcaacaaaatgttattcCAATTGATTCGTAACTGTTTCTTCATTGTGTTGTTTGTAACTGGAGAACTGTTCAGGAAACTTCATGAAAGACTAAGCCAACTTTGGTTTGTATATACGAAGAAGCCAGTAGCCAACATTATaagcaaaacatttgaagtcatttgcTTCTTTTTAATTGAATTACAATTGTTTTCAGATCCACCAAAACTTGGTAAGAAAGGTGGATGAAGGTTTATATACAAGGCTGTTGATATTCATGTACCATCCTTGGCACAAAGGGGATTATTTTAGTAAACACTGTTAACATGTCTAAGATCAGTGACACATTTTTGAGGGgtaacatttcatattttaatgCGTAGTGTTGCAGCTATTTGCAATGCATAGTGGTTGGTTATTTCTTCTGTTTCATTCCTGCTGAGGATGATTCATCTCTTAGTTAGAGTTAATTACACTGAAACTATTGTCAGTGTTCACATCATTGCAAAGGAATTGGTAAATTATGTCCTTTTACAGAAGATGTGATCAATGCAATGTATGATCCATTCCTTCATACATGTATCACCACTTGTCTTTTGCAGAAATTTGCCAAAAGATGTGTGTCAACTCGCTTACTCCAAGCCACTAAATTGTTAAAATTTTAATTAATACCCCTGAGTGCCAAGGATGTCCCATATGCTACAAATTATTGAGATGTTCCCATCATTTATGGAAAGTAGGTTCTCTGCATTATTTAAAGATGGTTTTCGACCAAAGCTTCTTAgaactatatctatatataatgTGTCATTATTGTTTAAACATGACATACATCGTTGTCTTATGTAGCAGAATCATGGTCATCTGGTATTAGTGATGATATGTTTCATGCATTGTTTTTCATTCAACCGTGAAGATTCCAGCAAGTATCGTTCTAGTACTTCATTCTGTCCTTTTCATGATGTAGAGTATTAGATGGTTTTCACTTCATGTTTACCAGTCCATTCTGTCAATTTTCGTTTTTTTGCATTTGATAAAACAACAGTTTCCTGCATGAAGTGGATGCTTCATCCTTTGACTGTGAAAGTATTATGCCCCAACAAATCTTCTACCTGTGTTTCATCAGATGTGGTGGGGTAAACTAGTGGgtgaagcatttgctcatcatgctgacgACCCGCGTTCCATTCCCccatatgtgtgaagcccatttctggcgtcccccgctgtgatattgctggaatattgctagaagtgctgtaaaaccatactcactcacacttgttACCTCATTGCCATCAATCATGTGACTGAACTTTGTTCTTGAACTTCATAGTGCTAAATGATTAAATGGGTCTTTACAGGAAAAGCCTGTAAACACTGTTTtgtatagctgtaatactgttGAAAGTTGTCTAACTGATCAGCTTGAATTAATCCGGAGAATAGCGACTCGGTTTTTCTGACATTTGGTCCTCTGAATCTGAAGATCATTCCCCTGGGGTGATGGCGCTTCTTGCCTTTCCTTTTGAAAAGGCAGGAATAATGGTGAAAAGAGGTTTAAAACCAGAGTCGCTTGTTTTAACAGTATGATACCCCAgggtgtttgctcatcacgcagAAACTTCAAGTCATATTCCCAACATGAGACAAAAAGCATGAAACCCGTTCTTGGCACCTTGTCATGGCATGATGAAAATATGGTAAAATATAGCTGCTTCGATGGACATTGTTTATGTATCTGGTCTCTTTATTGTGGctacaattttttttttaatttatttatttatttatttatttatttattcattcattcattcattcattcattcattcattcattcattcattcattcattcattcattcattcattcattcattcattcatttatttatttatttatttattttctgcaTGGGTGTTGTGGGAGCAGACAGCTGCCTGACATACTGGTGACGTGTTCTGTATACTTTATGTAATACTTCATCTACCTCGAACACTCTTCATctttcatctatttcacaatgACCTGAAATGCTTGAATCACTGTCAGACAGATGAACTTTATGCTTTGTGCATGCATGTTTCTGGATCTTTCCAAGTTTTAGGCTTTTTTATTTCTTGGCTTATGGATCTGCCACCCCAAAATGTGAAGAAAGTgggaaaatatgtttcacacGTTTTGTTTTGGTCATTATATCCTGTTGGTCTTATGAAAAACAATGTTAGTGGAAATGAAgataaaaaagagaaaaaatagCAACTTATAACTtcaaatatgaaaagattttGTATTTTACAAAAGATAATCACACAAAAAGTGTCACAACTCCATGACATACTGAAGTGTgtaaatatcctcataatttccCAGTTTTCCCTCTTTTTTATCTCCTCCTACCAAACTaatgaatttttttaaaaatctacaaACCAAGTGCTCAAAAAATGCCTTATATTCTCTTACAAAGAAAGGTATAGGAGGTATGTTTTGTTCTAACATTGAATAAGAAATAATTTATGTTAGTTTGCGATCTTGAATTGATGATATCAACATGGCATCCCtggaactgaaatattttgacaaacatCGCAACTTCCTGAAATATATGTCATGTGAGAATGTAAGCAGTATAAATTGGAGCAGGAATTATGTGTGTAATAAGGTCTCTTGTCATATATAAAATACTACGCCTTCACTTCACCATTAGTATGTCCATCTCATTTACCTTCATCCCTCAGCGTTACTCTGGACTGCATTGTTCAAAGTATTTTGTATCATTATAATTCATACCTGAAGGTAGAATGTGAAGTTGGCCTTTGTGTAGGCTGGGAAACATAACCTATCTCCTTTTACAGAAGAGTTATCACTAAATTATCTCTCCTGACTGATATTACTGAGTTATCTCCCATTATAAATGGAATAGAGATATCTTccttatatatatttcatttattaacTGCTGCCCTTATGGCTATTAAAGAGTTATCACCATGTATATTCATGACTGAGTTGCCTTCACTTACAGCTGTGTTactgagttacttccctttacaGATGTGTCACTGAGTTACCTCTCTTTGTAGATGTGTTATTGAGATACTTCCCCTTACAGATGTGTTCTGGTACCGAGAGAACAAAGAAGTTGAGGAGCTGGAGGACTCCGAAGACATCGAGGTCAGCAGTGATGGGGACAAACACACCATCACCCTGTTCAACCTGACCAAGGACAAGGCTGGCCAATATATGTGTATAGCACTGAGTGACCAGGGAAAGTGCACCCAGTACTTCATAGTCACCATCACAGGTAAACtgaatacatatttataatatCCATACTGATTCTGATCCATGTGAATGAAGAACAGCTACCTGTGAGATTATTTCAGTCTGAGCAACTTATTTGTAAACCTGGGGCTCTTATCATGAAACAACTTTACTAAGGCTATCCTAAATTCCCATTCTTTGACATTGCTCCTTATCAGTGCTTTGTGAGAGGAGTTCCTGAAGTAGCTGGTGGTGCATATTTCTGCTCTGTCTCTGGGTTAGTGGTTTACTTGTCACTGACCCAATCAGCAAACCTTTCTCAGCTTTATGTCACTCCTAAGCCAATGACGTAGTATGGAGTTACGACAAATCGTAATGTGACGAatactttgtggatcgggacccaGGCTCTTTGAGTTATGAGGCATGTTGCTGGAGTTGGTTTCAGAGTATCTTTACAACGCTTGACAGCGGTACAAGAATATGTATGATAACATCTCAAAAAAGatgttgctatccataaagtttgtctacATTGCACTTCTTAGGTTTTAAAATGCTTCTCAAAGACGTTAAACTGGAGTGGCAAGGGTGCTATCATTCATATTTACGTTTCCAGATGTTTTGTTACAAATGTATGTAGGTGACTGGGTTGATTAAATGTGCTTTGGCATAGCGTATGTCATATTCATAGTTACACTGACATGGCTTGTCTTTCATAGAAGACAAGGCGTAGGGATTTTTAGCTTGTTCTGTATGAGATAATGTTTGCTAAGTTTGAGTCAGTGGTTGAGAGAAACATCCTTTCCTGTTTCCCACTGTGGTCATGTAACAGACACTCTGTATCCTCAACCTGTCATCTAATGAACCTTATTTTCCTTCCTCTTTCAGACAACAAACAAGAACTGAAGAAGCCAGAGTTCATCAAGGATATCAAAGATGTTGAGGTCAAGGAGGGTCAGAGTGTAAAGTTTAGGTGCAAGGTTAAAGGTTACCCTCAGCCCAGGGTCACGTGGTACAAAgatggaaaattgctgaaaaacAGCAAATTTTGCAGACTAGGTGAGCATGTTTTCAGACTTTGGATTATTAAGCTTGTAAAAGGAATTAAATCATGAAATAGGTGAGCTAATGACGTTTctaatgttttgttgtttggttttcagaaaAATTTGGGAACCGTGACTACATTTTGACGATCGACAATGCCACCCTTGATGATGATGCGGAGTACACAGTTGTTGCCAAAAAtattgcaggagatgttaagtCTACAGCTGAAGTTATTGTGGATTCTGATCATTTGGGTAAGATGGAGCTAAAATACTGCTTCTCAGCTGTCTTCAAAGGTGGAGATGTTAACGTATCTTCTGGCATTTATTTCATGTGGAAACATTTAAAATGCCAATAGTGTGACTTTGGAACAAGAAAACAAAGTgattaattgagtgagtgagcttagttttacacttCAGTCAGCAAAagtccagccatatggcgtcggtctgtaaataatagagagTGGACTAGATaggccagtgatcaacggcatgagcatcaatctctgcatttgggatacaatgatgtgtcaaccaagtcagagagtctgaccacccgatcccaacagtcatctcttacaacaagcatgggttaatgaaaagtgatcaattctaatctggatcttcatgggtcaagaAAACAAAGTATCAAGTCTATGGTCGTATCATATGATTACAAAGCAGAGGGACAGCTGGAATCTTACTCAGTTACTACCAGTGAACAGTTACAATGTAATCACAGTTACAATGTAGCAAATTAAATTGTAATTAGATTTTCATTTCTGCATAAGTTTATGAGATATCACAATAACttataacaaaaataaaatggagtatatatttgttttgggaATGCACTGTCTTCCtagaggggcagtggggtagtctagtggttaaagcatttgctgacTATGCTTTagtcccaggtttgattcttcacatgggtacaatgtgtgatgcccatttctggtgtcccctgctgtgatattgctggaatattgctaaaagtagtgtaaaaccatactcattctcTCTTCCTATACATGTGGGACTGACAGCTAATTTGCTTCTCTTAGTTGTCAGTAGTTACTAGTCGTCTAAATCACTGCAAATTTCTTGGGAGAGTGGCCTCCCATTTCCTCTGTCAGGATCTGCTGATCAAAAACGTTATCACTTTTGAACATGAGAGTGTTTCATAATTGCGGTTTgcaggtcaccaaacctgatgTATATCCTAGAAACATCGATCAGAAGTAGTTTTGAGTGATAGAATGTTATTCTGTGCCATATTCAGTGTAATTTTGGTTTTGTAAACAGATTCAATACAACCAACAGTTTCATCAACCCCCTCCGTCCAGCAGAGGAAGAACGAACAGAATCTCACCAACTTGAGTGACAAGGTGTTGACTGCTCGAACTGACATCACTTCCACAGCAGAGAGGATGCTGGGTACTGCCGAGGAGGTGAGTTTATGGGATAATGTTATCATGACATTTGTGCTGACTCTGCAAAATAATGTCTCACCATTGCTGACCAAAAATCTAAAATTTGTAAGTCATTTATATATTGAATGCTAAATCGAAGTAGTCACTATATTTCATTGCCTTTATTGTTTAAGTCTGTGTCAGATGTctttattctttgaaatctTCTCTTTATTCATTAAACGTATTCATATCATAATTTGAGTGGCAAGTTTAAAGGTGCTAAAAGaattttcaagaatatttttctCACATCTGACATGGAGATATTTTCCTTTTTCCCTTATAAAGTGCTGTTTAAATTGATCTACAGCATCTGTGTTTGCctttaaatcattaaatttagTTCTGTCGTAGTCTTTTTTATTGTGTAATTGAAATATTTCCTGGACCAATCCTTTGTCTCTTAAAAACTTAAGATTTTGTTTTGAGCATGCATCAGAACTTACAGTCTATATTTTTAGTGCATTAAGTTCTACTAGTCATTAACAATCATGTAGATTCATTGTACTGGAAAgctgaaaatatttatgattttctAACAAGATACTAATTGCTTCATGCAGTTGTCGTTCCTTAATGACAATCTGGATATTATGGACAAGGAACTCACCGACCTAGAGGGAAAGATTGATGAAGAAAATAACAACCTTAGTGTTGATGACCGCCTTGGTGACACATCAGGTCTTGAAGCTATAGAGGATTATAGGGCAAAGGTAAGATGTGGCTGATACTTTTTTGAGATTTGATGTAAGCATGTGTTTGGCTGCTTGTACCTGACAGTACTAGTACCAGAAGTCTGCTGAGATGCCATGCTACAGGGAGCAGTGACGTGGGTAGCGTTGTGGTCGAAGCATTTGCtcctcacactgaagaccttggtttgattcctcacatggtacaatgtatgaagcctatggtggccatgccatgatattgctggaataatgctacaTGCTGTGTAAAAcctgattcactcactctctctaaaATTAGAATCTGCTGTGATACCAAGCAACTACGGatgattcaaatacaacatGCATTGAGGAAAAAAAAGTCAAAAGTGTTTTTTGTAGTTAGTAGCAACCACTAAGAGTGCATAGCTTTCATTCACATTGCTTTGGATATTTCAGGTTtcttttttcataattttacaGTAGTTTGTGATTATTTGATTTCACTTGTTTCGTTTTCATCTTGTCAACTTTGGGAGGGTGTAAGTGACGAGATACTGAAGAATAGATTGAACCTGATCAATTCTTTCACTGATCCTCAGAAAGAGAGATTTGATTAGCCAGAACAACATGCAAATGCAGATGTTTAATAGCTGGACGTTTTGAGCTGTGCCATGTCACAAAGTCACTGGGGCAGTGggatagtcttgtggttaaagcattcacttgtcacatcaaagacctgggtttgattttccacatgtgtacaatgtgtgatgcctatTTCAAGTGtgctctgccatgatattgctggaacattgctttaAGTGGCacaaaatcatattcactcactcattcacaaagTCACTTTAAGTATACAATTCTCTTAAAAAAATGATAAGACTGTGCCAGCTCTGACAAACGTTATCAAATTGTTGTGGCCTCATGAATATGAGACAAATCAGCCTGCTTCTTGCAGACTTTAATGACTGCAGCCTTTGTGAAAACCACATCGTTAATTTCATGCCTGGGCAACTTTGCCTTCATTAAAATCATTTCTTTTGACAGGAGAAAGCAGCCAAAAATGTTCGCATGTTGACGTCATCTGCTTTGAATGTTTTACGCACAGCGGAGGAAATAATTCAGAATGAAAGAGAGACTTCGAGTGACGATTTCATGACAAGTACTCCTCGCTTTGGGGATACGCTAAAGACGGACACGAGGAACAACAACGCCAATGACGACATGTCAACAGTGTCCACTGACTCCTTCATGTTTTTGAACAGCTATGATGATTCTGGGAAAAATAATGGTGCTACCTCAAATGACACTCAGGATGTTAGTGATCGGCAAAGTCAATTCAAGAATGTGAAAGAATTCTCGTTTGGTGAGACTGAATCGGACATGTCAGGTTTTCTAGGTAGAAAGAATGATTCGCCGAGTGAACGTCAAGATCGATCCCTCTCACCAACAAGTGTGAAATTCACCTTGCCTGATAAACAACGTGATCAGTCTAATGACCCTGTGAAGGAAGAAACAGTCAACTTTGGGCCCAAAGATGTAGATGATAATCGTTATGGCAGAGATTATGAGTTGAAATCAAGTGGGAAGAAAAAGTGGGAGGTGAAGACTGATTTTTACTCCCCACACGCGGAAATTGTTAACAGAAAGGAAACAGTTGAAAATACAGAAGAACAGGTGAGATTTTATCAAAACAAAAGAAGTTTTTTTAACAAGAGTGCAATTGATTGATAATTAAGACTTGATACTGCAAGACTTGAAAGATGTGCAACCATTTTTGTCTTTTGTGAAATTGAATCAATCTTCCATAAATATGAACTTTACCTGCTAGCTCTGGACATAGAATATAGATATGC
This portion of the Haliotis asinina isolate JCU_RB_2024 chromosome 10, JCU_Hal_asi_v2, whole genome shotgun sequence genome encodes:
- the LOC137299013 gene encoding uncharacterized protein isoform X1 codes for the protein MGRKVNLTHLSQEECEQVLQVIQKDFELRQKEKERLSKIEEVVRKEESKTSILAQQDEFNKNCCIRCCRTFGYIFNRKQECKMCGYNVCKSCSLYEDKLKGYSCQQCIKERELKLQSCEWFYCNVSQRFKRFGSAKVVRSLYKRKGGSQCKSIMQPTELDTIPASGSDSEMDSGYDPSQFNSLQQSPVRKRPPLKGVFDVYDDEELPVSSSRSPVSDKPVSRAASLETLLTSTTKDQRLLHFDSKRPRETDSVRGKPRKETRDIYQEAFESARRAEEIKFKTKFDQLLAELTGALDEQSPSGISSTFGSTSYGEAMLTFRSRMKELLTGFSQRLQLAYESFDIPHEGESTTLQVRQNVSKMVEGLFGESLDLTSDEAVSDLSSLSDDSGGDQNSFEDQIAQAIVSKILENHRREVSESLDQPDGRYSYGGYNNTVEEDQTSDIVKDFEELRSFVKKTQARPTLVSRDIEEQLSPIDEKPIEKVTLNKEEAAEDFHIRCSSAERVHNAEPPLPDFSEFDHINFDTDEIDPDLLSMNLAIIPEETEEELEDEANDADKPGRDNWIFKGMVSPYDNLGNRRVGNDEGKPLYMMVPQPEDDFVPKVGNRDADQLSDLSDTDAQGHSAEDLSDDENTFYAKTSEELARISRKHSTTSVQTDSDADSGVNSKILTGALRTESGPILGRSNTGLVTATQGTEAKAEPEPLKLTEEFVPAEGDDPTFILPPESVTIAEGEPLKISCRVGGTSAIDVFWYRENKEVEELEDSEDIEVSSDGDKHTITLFNLTKDKAGQYMCIALSDQGKCTQYFIVTITDNKQELKKPEFIKDIKDVEVKEGQSVKFRCKVKGYPQPRVTWYKDGKLLKNSKFCRLEKFGNRDYILTIDNATLDDDAEYTVVAKNIAGDVKSTAEVIVDSDHLDSIQPTVSSTPSVQQRKNEQNLTNLSDKVLTARTDITSTAERMLGTAEELSFLNDNLDIMDKELTDLEGKIDEENNNLSVDDRLGDTSGLEAIEDYRAKEKAAKNVRMLTSSALNVLRTAEEIIQNERETSSDDFMTSTPRFGDTLKTDTRNNNANDDMSTVSTDSFMFLNSYDDSGKNNGATSNDTQDVSDRQSQFKNVKEFSFGETESDMSGFLGRKNDSPSERQDRSLSPTSVKFTLPDKQRDQSNDPVKEETVNFGPKDVDDNRYGRDYELKSSGKKKWEVKTDFYSPHAEIVNRKETVENTEEQIYMAAGKVYSLEDRVRDLESRVTSGKGQMSDLEDEVAKAVAQVAQSERQVGTIEQTVNRLHESSESSLSPRAESQLSSPRLSIDSGVSSIRERPPPTVLVGHTCEDEVPESRGEFDADSGIELPSVNRLRAMFSKPKEEDFGDGSFQRREHADVIHSITARHVPKEQLERLRRTELGSPGSPRLNDQSFDYSPDQTLFETSSSSMNLTVGTPKPETHKANKIVSLPSASHSARTPDPSLPATYKDLEPGKEPVLIFPEPSSSASSPNIPHSTITMTTQSQHHVPASSFTPDGASPRASSAHRTGVRSANPVPRKADQEQELVVLRATSPGPDTSATERPKTPKIRSGAISARAAFWEKRILFGSTSDDTVSEEFPEMVQEADC
- the LOC137299013 gene encoding uncharacterized protein isoform X2; amino-acid sequence: MGRKVNLTHLSQEECEQVLQVIQKDFELRQKEKERLSKIEEVVRKEESKTSILAQQDEFNKNCCIRCCRTFGYIFNRKQECKMCGYNVCKSCSLYEDKLKGYSCQQCIKERELKLQSCEWFYCNVSQRFKRFGSAKVVRSLYKRKGGSQCKSIMQPTELDTIPASGSDSEMDSGYDPSQFNSLQQSPVRKRPPLKGVFDVYDDEELPVSSSRSPVSDKPVSRAASLETLLTSTTKDQRLLHFDSKRPRETDSVRGKPRKETRDIYQEAFESARRAEEIKFKTKFDQLLAELTGALDEQSPSGISSTFGSTSYGEAMLTFRSRMKELLTGFSQRLQLAYESFDIPHEGESTTLQVRQNVSKMVEGLFGESLDLTSDEAVSDLSSLSDDSGGDQNSFEDQIAQAIVSKILENHRREVSESLDQPDGRYSYGGYNNTVEEDQTSDIVKDFEELRSFVKKTQARPTLVSRDIEEQLSPIDEKPIEKVTLNKEEAAEDFHIRCSSAERVHNAEPPLPDFSEFDHINFDTDEIDPDLLSMNLAIIPEETEEELEDEANDADKPGRDNWIFKGMVSPYDNLGNRRVGNDEGKPLYMMVPQPEDDFVPKVGNRDADQLSDLSDTDAQGHSAEDLSDDENTFYAKTSEELARISRKHSTTSVQTDSDADSGVNSKILTGALRTESGPILGRSNTGLVTATQGTEAKAEPEPLKLTEEFVPAEGDDPTFILPPESVTIAEGEPLKISCRVGGTSAIDVFWYRENKEVEELEDSEDIEVSSDGDKHTITLFNLTKDKAGQYMCIALSDQGKCTQYFIVTITDNKQELKKPEFIKDIKDVEVKEGQSVKFRCKVKGYPQPRVTWYKDGKLLKNSKFCRLEKFGNRDYILTIDNATLDDDAEYTVVAKNIAGDVKSTAEVIVDSDHLDSIQPTVSSTPSVQQRKNEQNLTNLSDKVLTARTDITSTAERMLGTAEELSFLNDNLDIMDKELTDLEGKIDEENNNLSVDDRLGDTSGLEAIEDYRAKEKAAKNVRMLTSSALNVLRTAEEIIQNERETSSDDFMTSTPRFGDTLKTDTRNNNANDDMSTVSTDSFMFLNSYDDSGKNNGATSNDTQDVSDRQSQFKNVKEFSFGETESDMSGFLGRKNDSPSERQDRSLSPTSVKFTLPDKQRDQSNDPVKEETVNFGPKDVDDNRYGRDYELKSSGKKKWEVKTDFYSPHAEIVNRKETVENTEEQIYMAAGKVYSLEDRVRDLESRVTSGKGQMSDLEDEVAKAVAQVAQSERQVGTIEQTVNRLHESSESSLSPRAESQLSSPRLSIDSGVSSIRERPPPTVLVGHTCEDEVPESRGEFDADSGIELPSVNRLRAMFSKPKEEDFGDGSFQRIHSITARHVPKEQLERLRRTELGSPGSPRLNDQSFDYSPDQTLFETSSSSMNLTVGTPKPETHKANKIVSLPSASHSARTPDPSLPATYKDLEPGKEPVLIFPEPSSSASSPNIPHSTITMTTQSQHHVPASSFTPDGASPRASSAHRTGVRSANPVPRKADQEQELVVLRATSPGPDTSATERPKTPKIRSGAISARAAFWEKRILFGSTSDDTVSEEFPEMVQEADC